The Micromonospora sp. NBC_00421 DNA window CTCATCGAGTGGTCGTTGATCCGGGCCAGCGGCAGGTCCCGCCGGTGCCGGGAGAAGACGCCCTCCTGGAGCAGCACCCGCTCGTTGGTGAACAGGTAGTGGGTGGTGCGCCAGACCAGGAACGGCCACAGACCCAGCCAGAGCGCCGCGATCAGGAACAACCCGGCGACGACGTAGAGCGCGATCGTGCCACCGTCACCGTCGGGCAGCAGGAGCCAGCCCGCCACCACCGCCGCGACGCCGACGACCAGCACCAGGATGGGCCGCAGCAGCGCCTTCCAGTGCGGGTGCAGGTGCAGGACGACGTGCTCGTCCTCGGTGAGCACATCTTCGGGGAACGCCACGGGAACCTCCTAGCCGACAACCGGACGCGCTGACCGTAACCGGTCGACACGACCCGTCGGATCCGACGGTCGGCCCGCCGTGCACCCCCCGCACGAACCGACCGGAGGCGGCCCGGCCGCCGACCCGACCGGAGGCGGCCCCGGTCACCGCAGGTGCAGCACGTCCCCGGCGGCCAACCGGCGCTGGCCGGCTGCGGTGTCGACAAGCAGGTGCCCGTCGGCGTCCACGCCGGTGGCGAGCCCGGTCAGCGCGGATCCGTCGGGCAGCAGCACCCGTACCTGCCGGCCCACCGTGGCGCAGGAGGCCAGGTACGCCTCGCGCAGGCCGCACGCGTCGGCGTCACCGCCGGCGACCCGCCACCTGTCGTACCAGTCGGCGAGGGCGCGCAGCAGGGCCCGCAGCAGAGGATCACGATCGGTCGCGGTGGCACCGGCGAGTTGCAGCGAGGTGGCCGGCACGCCGGTCGGGTTCTC harbors:
- a CDS encoding PH domain-containing protein, encoding MAFPEDVLTEDEHVVLHLHPHWKALLRPILVLVVGVAAVVAGWLLLPDGDGGTIALYVVAGLFLIAALWLGLWPFLVWRTTHYLFTNERVLLQEGVFSRHRRDLPLARINDHSMSQRFVERLLGCGTLTIESAGERGQSVLVDVPRVDRVQTTLYELVEAQHDKHTLGDGEMREILADMRDGKPLRDTTG